GGAGCGCTACATGAATGCAGTCTTTTCTCACTTGCTTCCCTTAAATGAATGaatagatgaatgaatgaattgattAATTAATCGATTAATTGATTAATGAATTGGTGAATTAATTGATGGATTGATTTATTAATTGATCAATTAATTGATTAATCAAGTAATCGACCAATTgaccaattaattaattaattaattctctAATGGATTAATGGATCTAATGAATTAATGGATTTATTGATTAATTAATCGGCTAAATAATTAATTGATCGACTGGCcgattaattaaattaattaattgatcaATTAATAATCAATTCATCAATTAATTGACCAATTAATTAATCGTGAATCCATTAATTAATCAAGCACCTCGCCCATTAAtcagttaattaattaattcagttGGCCGATTAATTAATTGCTTAGTTGCTTAATTAAgtgattaattgattaattaattgatgGATTAAGTGATTAACTAACTGATTAATTGATTGGCTAATTGATTAATTAAGTGATGAAttgattaatgaatgaatgaagctttattatcacatgtgacaagtctcgGTGGGGTTCATCGTTTTGCatccacaaggtatgcaaagagtggccacaCAAAGGGCAGCGACAACTATATTGACCTCATTGTAAATTGCACTGTATTTATCTGCCCTTACATCctaatccttctcccccctctctctcctactTACTGGAGATGCCTCCTGTCTCCAGCCCTGCCAACTTTTCCCGACGTGCTTCCTAACTGCAACTATTTTCACTCTTCAGAAGCTGAAGATGGAGATTGCTCAGGTCATCGCGGACCTAGAGAACTTCAATCAAGCAGGGGAGAGGTGAGTCCGAGCCAATTTGACCATgcagttacaatagacaataggtgcaggagtaggccattcggcccatcgagccagcacctctcaaaattgaattagtgtgaacgggtgatcgatggccagccaggactcgatgggccgaagggcctgtttccgtgttgtatctctaaactaagttaatCAAGTTTTCCTTTGCTTCCGTTCAGCAAAATTGCAGAAAGGAACAAACTGAtggctgtaggcaggaagaaattCAACATGGATCCGAAAAAGGTACCAACCCTCTCCTCAGTGTACATCACCTCTCTCCGACAAGTGTAACTCCACACCTCTCCTCTCCTTGTCTTACActcttttataataataataataatacattttatttatgggcgcctttcaagagtctcaaggacaccttacaaaaatttagcaagtagaggaaaaacatgtaggcggaattaaataaatagtagagacatgactagtacacaaattaaagacagaattcaattcaaaacacaatatgaggcaattcaagcacagatgaaaagggagggggacgtggggctaaggataggcagaggtgaagagatgggtcttgaggcgggactggaagatggtgagggttaTCTCCTTTccatctggcctttgtccacccacctgACGATCATAAACTCCCTCATCCGCATCCACCTTACATTGGGCGAGGCTttgaccgggtccgtgccgaccagcgatccccgcacgttaacactatcctacacccactagggacaattttttacatttaccaaaagccaattaacctacaaacctgcacgtctttggagtgtgggcggaaaccgaagatctcggagaaaaacccacgcaggtcacggggagaacgtgcaaactccgtacagacagcacctgtagtcgggattgaacccgggtctctggcgctgtgaggcagcaactctacccgctgcaccaccgtgactgcccttgacttgtgacttggacaagtgacattttgggctggtccccttcttcagactaatgtaacTAATGCATGgacttcctcccaccccccccaaccctccaTCACCTCTCCCTCCAAGATATCTTGCACTCTCCCCCAAATgtccatggaattctctgccacagaagacagtggaggccaaattcactggatgttttcaagagagagctctttgggctaacggaatcaggggatatggggagaaagcaggaacggggtactgattctggatgatcagccatgatcacattgaatggcggtgctggctcgaagggccgaatggcctactcctgcacctattgtctatgtttctatgttggagtTCTCTGGTTGAGACAGCGTTACTGCCTTGTAGATAGAGCTCGGGCTTTTGTGCACAGGCAGGTAGCTATTTCTCTTCATGTTTGGCTCAGTTAGCAAGGCAGGAAGCTGCATGAGATGCACTTGCAGAGTGGAGCTCTGCTGAAGCAACACCATGAGGGCCTCGATGGTGGAGAAACCCAACTCTGTTTCCTCAGCAACTGTTACTTGCAAAGAAATCAATCTCTCTGCTCCGTCTGCTGAGTACCGGAGTAACcctgtctctgcctcagagggcggtggaggcaggttctctggatgctttcaagagagagctagatagggctcttaaagatagcagagtcaggggatatggggagaaggcaggaacggggtactgattggggatgatcagccatgatcacattgaatggcggtgctggctcgaagagccgaatggcctactccccgtgacctgcatgggcctatctcgcccacaccggccaacatgtcccatctacactagtcccacctgcctgcgtttggtccatatccctccaaacctgtccagtctttgggctaacggaatcaggggatatgggggagaaagcaggaacggggtactgattctggatgatcagccatgatcacattgaatggcggtgctggctcgaagggccgaatgtccatgtacctgtctaactgtttcttaaacgttgggatagtcccagcctcaactacctcctctggcagctcgttccatacacccaccaccctttgtgtaaagaaggctcttattaaatcttttcccccttcaccttaaacctacgtcctctggtcctccattcacctactctgggcaagagactctacccgatctattcctctcatgattttatacacttcgataagatcacccctcatcctcctgcgcttcaaggaatggagacccagcctgctcaacctctccctacagctcacaccctctagtcctggcaatatccttgtaaatcatctctgaaccctttccagcctgacaatatctctcctataacacggtgcccagaactgaacacaatactctaaatgtggtctcaccaacgtcttgtacatctgcaacatgacctcccgaccgctatgctcaatactctgactgatgaaggccaaggtgctcaaaagccttattgaccacctcgCCAACGTGCGACTCCACAACCacgttcctagatccctctgctctacaataggcCGACAcgatggcacaacggtagagttgctgcctcacagcgccagagacccgggttccatcctgactatgcaagctgtgagaaggagaaagaggggatGGAGATCTAGGAAAATgcagaacagatcattgttaactTGGAGAAGGtggcaacaaagcaaacagagatgttcttacaccttacactttcttatctctgtacctcccgcaccccctgactcagtctgaagaagggtctccacccgaaacatcgcccattccttctctccagagatgctgctgagttactccagcattttgtttccatcttcggtttaaaccagcagctgcggtTCCTTCCTCTACATCATGGCAGATGACATCAATGGTGTTGAGTCATAGATCATCCATCATCTAATAGAACAAGTGAGGTTTGTGGGCTCGAGTGACCTAGTTACACTGTCATATTTATCATCTAAGATCGACTGAGAGTTAAGGACAATGGAATACTTAGAAAAGACTGCATCATTCAAGATCATCGACCTGTTTCCGGCACTTATCTAGTGTCGGCAAGGTCTtttagactcatagagtgatacagcgtggaaacaggcccttcggcccaacttgcccacactggccaacatgtcccagctacacaagtcccacctgcccacgtttggtccatatccctccaaacctgtcctatccatgttcctgtctaactgtttcttaaacgttgggatagtcccagcctcgactacctcctctggcagctcattccatacacccaccaccctctgtgtgaaaaaattacccctcagattcctattaaatcttttccccttcaccttgaacctttgtaccctggtcctcgattcccccactctgggcaagagattctgtgcgtctacccgatctattcctctcctgatttgaTACACTTCTGTAAGATAAGTTGGCTAGATCCAAGATAGTGATCGGATGGATGGATGAAAGATGAGGAGGTGTAGAGAGAATGCTCTGGAATGAAGGCTAATGGCGGGATAGGGAAAGGGAAAGTGAAAGGGTGaggcaaaagaaaaaaaacaaagtgctggagtaactctgcaggtcaggcagcatctctggagagagacccACCAGAGTTAATgtactgtagacacaaggaactgcagacgctggttcacaagaaaaagacacagagtactggagtaactcagcaggtcaggcagcatctctggagagagacccACCAGAGTTAATgtactgtagacacaaggaactgcagacgctggttcacaagaaaaagacacagagtactggagtaacttagcaggtcaggcagcatctctggagagagacccACCAGAGTTAATgtactgtagacacaaggaactgcaggcgctggttcacaagaaaaagacacaaagtgctggagtaactcaacaggccagatgGCATCTcgagagaacgtggacaggttacGTCTCAAGTCGGGAACTTTCTTggaacacagtctgaagaagggtcccgatctggtcggggcggacatagtgggccgaagggcctgtttccccgctgtttaTCTAAACTATACTTTTAAAACGGTGGCAGGAAATGTCTCAGCAGGATGACTGCAACATTATTTGTAAACGTGGAACAAGTTCACTCACCAGCTGAACTTTTTCCTGCCATCATTTTATCAATTGCTAAGAGATCACAGAGGTCCCATGACGTCATCGAAAATAatagtgtaggagggaactgcagatgctggtttaaaccgaagaaagacacaaagtgctggagtaacccagcgggccaggcggcatctcaaaGCATCacgtattcctttcctccaggtttgtaggttaattgtccctagtgtgtgtaggatagtgttagtgcgcggggatcgctggtcggcacagactcggtgggccgaagggcctgtctctgcgctgtagctctaaactaaatgttacaTTCAACGTTTGGggtttggcacggtggcgcagcggtagagttgctgcctcacagcgccagagacccaggttcgatcccgactacgggtgctgtctgcacggagtttgcacgttctccccgtgacccgtgtgggttttctccaggtgctccagcttcctcccgcactccaaagacgtgcaggtttgcaggttaattggcttggtataaatgtaagattgttcctagtgtgtgtgtgtgtgtgtgtgtgtgtgtgtgtgtgtgtgtgtgtgtgtgtgtgtgtgtgtgtgtgtgtgtgtgtgtgtgtgtgtgcagggatcgctggtcggcgcggactcggtgggccgaagggcctgtttccgcgttgtatctctaaactaaacaagtcttTGAACCCTTGTCAATGACTGACTTTCTTTCTTGCCAGGGAATAGATTACCTGATACAGAACAAGATGCTGTGTCAGAATGAAGAGGACATTGCCAAGTTCCTGTACAAGGGGGAAGGTTTACACAAAACCCCAATCGGAGACTACCTTGGAGGGAGGTGAGTCTGATGGACTTCTTGCACCATGTATGATGTTTACACAATGTGTGGTTCTGCAacgagcaagagtttcattgttctatctgggacacgtgacaataaaacactcttggctctcgaCTGGACATCTGCACAAttccagttgctgcctcacagcgccagagaaggttccccagactgattcgcgggatggcaggactttcatatgaagaaagactggatagactcggcttgtgctcgctagaatttagaagattgaggggggatcttatagaaacttacaaaattcttaaggggttggacaggctagatgcaggaagattgttcccgaagttggggaagtccagaacaaggggtcacagtttaaggataagggggaagtcttttaggaccgagatgagaaaatcatttgaagtggtgaatctgtggaattatctgccacagaatgtagttgaggccagttcattggctattttaagagggagttagatgtggcccttgtggctaaagggaacagggggtatggagagaaggcaggtacaggatactgaattggatgatcagccatgatcatattgaatggcggtgcaggctcgaagggccgaatggcctactcctgcacctattttctatgtttctatgtttctagacccgggttcaatcctgactatgggtgctgtctgtacggagtttgtacgttctccccctgtgaccacaaaactccccgtgagttttctccgggtgctccggattcctcccacactccaaggattggcttctgtaacttgcatGATACAAACCTGAGATAACACgagtctgtttccacacagtgtgACTCCATGTCTCTGATGACCCACAGTATGTTGAGCAGATTGGAGGTGTAAGGGAATACGATAAAACATGAATTAGTtttgtagttttagagatacacagtgcggaaacaggcccttcggcccacttgcccatgctgaccaacatgtcccatttacactagtcccacctgcctgcatttggcccatatccctccaaacctatcatatccatgtacctgtcaaaattatCCCTAAACATCGcgatggccagcgatccccgcacactaacactatcctacacacactggggacaatttacatttacaccaagccaattaacctacaaacctgcacgtctttggagtgtgggaggaaaccggagcacccggagaaaacccacgcaggtcacggggagaacgtgcaaactccgtacagacagcacccgtagtcaggattgaacccgggtctccggctctgtgaggcagcgactctaccgatgcaccaccgtgccgcacaaccccacccccccccccccccccaaataaagTAGGGTCAATAATGGGCCAGTACTGGCTTAAGCCCtctcttcaccacctccagtttaaattccatttggaatattttggaggaccaagaaaccaagaaccaagaaccaagtacaTTTGAGTGATTGTTATATGGAAGGTAAAATTATAAAGTTGGCTTTCGCAGTTAAAATGCAGTagggatttttaagcagtgggtccAGTCAGTTTGGTCGTGAACAAGTCTCTGAAACTTTGCTGCACTCTCATCTCTACAGAGAAACGTTAAACCTCAGGATCCTCCAATCCTTCGTGGAACAGCATGAGTTTTCCGACCTAAACCTGGTGCAAGCGCTAAGGTGAGAACATTTCATGTATCGgttgatcaatagacaatagacaataggagcaggagtaggccattcggcccttctagccagcaccaccattcaatgtgatcatggctgatcatccacaatcagtaccccgttcctgccttctccccatatcccctgactccgctatctttaagagccctatctagctctctcttgaaagcatccagagaacctgcctccaccggcctctgaggcagagaattccacagactcaccactctctgtgagaaaaagtgtctcctcatctccgttctaaatggcttactccttattcttaaactgtgtgtggcccctggttctggacctgcTTGTTCTCGATAACTCAACACACTCAACCCTGCTCACCACATTCACACCCCCAGCTGCAGTATCTGTCCCCAGATAGTTGCATCTCAGCTATATAGCCTTGTGGCTGAAATTAGACTGGACATAAGCACAACCATAACTAAGTACGAAAGTGCAACGAATGTGGTGCAAGAATAATATTATTACGAGTAGTATTAGTGTAGGATTAATGGTATTAATGCAAAtcaaggggggagggaagggggggtctggggcgggggggagggaaagtgaggggggtgggagggggagagggggaggtctccCTGCTGGATGTGTTCCCCTGTTGAAGCTGTGAGGGAGACTGAGCCACTGGGGGCAAACCCGAGATCTAATATTCCAGTCCTGTGAACGTCCAAAAACATACATGTCAAGGGAAAACTAATTTTAGGCCATTTTCAACTGAGATGGGAATTGGTAAAGTTTAGTTGAGCTTGGACTaaacgtgtgtgtgcatgtgcgtgtgtgcgcacgtgtgtgtctgtgtgtgtgcgggcatgtgcgcatgtgtgtgcgcacgtgtgtgtgtgtgtgtgtgtgtgtgtgtgtgcctgtgtgggtgcaattgtgtgtgtatgtgtatatgtacgtgcatgtgtgtgtatatgtgcgtgtgcgtgtacctgtgtgtgtgtgtgtgtgtgtgtgtgtgtgtgtgtgtgtgtgcgcgcgcgtacctatgtgtgtgtgtgcgcgtgtgtgagtgtgtgtgtgcgcgtgtgtgtgcgtgtgcgtgcgcgtgtacctgtgtgtgtgcgcgtgtacgtgtgtgtgtgtgtgtgtgtgcgtgtacctgtgtgtgtttgtgcgtgcgtgtgtgtgtgcgcgtgtacgtgcgtgtgcgcgtgtacctgtgtgtgtgttactgtgcAGACACTGACACTGCCATGTTGCCCTGACTCAGGCAGTTCCTGTGGAGTTTTCGGTTACCGGGAGAGGCGCAGAAGATTGACAGGATGATGGAAGCCTTTGCCACTCGATACTGTCAGTGTAACCAGGAGGTGTTTCAGTCAACCGGTGAGTATCTCAAGGTGGCAACTCATGCTTCTCAATTTAATTTAGTTAGAGATGTAtgtgttactgtgctgtatctctacagtccaATCCTTAACGCTGAGAGCTTTATCGTCCCATGGTTGACTACAAATACAAATTAAAACAAACTCTGGATTAGGATTAAAATGCTGTGAGTTGTCATTgacgtttagtttaaagatacagcgggtaaacaggcccttcagcccactccgACCAGCCATGCccacacactaccactatcctacacacacacactagggacaatttacaattgacctacaaacctgcacgtctttggagtgtgggaggaaaccggagcacccggagaaaacccacgcgggtcatggggagaacgtgcgaactccttacagacagcaccgtggtcaggatcgaacccgggtctctggcgctgtgaggcagcaactctaccactgcgccaccgtgccagagcAAGGCCCTTCTTTGGCTTTGTGGAGTTACTTTAAGCAGTCGTTGCTCTttcccttgggggggggggggggggggggggggggggggggtccaatcAACAAAGTTGACATaacatgccggagtaactcagcgggacaggcagcggcatctctggagagacggaacgggtgatgtttctccattctggagggtctcgacccaaaacgtcacccattccttctctccagagatgctgcctgtcccggccgTGTTACTCCGCCACCTtcattgtaagccagcatctgcgccCGCGGCCTCATGAACAATGTGTTTTCCACTCCAGACACCTGCTATGTGCTGTCGTTTGCCATCATCATGTTGAACACAAGTCTACACAACCCCAACGTGAAGGAGAAGCCGGCACTGGAGCGCTTTGTGGCCATGAACCGAGGGATCAACAACGGCGGGGACCTTCCGCAGGAGCTACTCAAGGTGGGCACTCCCTGGTCAGCGACCCGGCACGAACAGAGAACCATCGAAACAGAGAAAGTAGGCGCAGGAgccggccattcggcccctcgagctagcaccaccattcaatatgatcatccaaaatcagtgccccattcctgctttctccccaggtagacaaaagtgctggagaaactcagcgggtgcagcagcatctatggagcgaaggaaataggcgacgtttcaggccgaaacccttcttcagacttgctctccccatatctcttaactccattagccctaagagctaaatctaactctctcttgaaaacatccaatgaattggcctccactgccttctgtggcagataattccacagattcacaactctctgggtgaaaaaaagtttcttctcaatagacaataggagcaggagtaggccattcagcccttcgagccagcgccaccattcaatatgatcatccaaaatcagtaccccattcctgctttctccccatatcccttgattccattagccccaagagctctatctaactctctcttgaaagcatccagtgaatcggcctccactgccttctgtggcagagaattccacaggttcacaactatctgggtgaaaaaagtttttcctcatctcaatcctaaatggcctaccccttatttttaaactgagtGGCCCCTGGTCGTGGGCtcacccaacatggggaacatttttcctgctataCCACCCACAGCTTCACTGGGCaagaccgaagccaattaacctacaaacccgcacttctttgtagtgtgggaggaaaccagagcacccggagaaaacccacgagggtcacggggagaaggtacaaactctgtacagacagcacccgtagtcaagatcgaacccgggtctctggtgctgtgaggcggcaactctaccgctgctccaccgtgaatGCGGAGACGAGAAGCCACGTGTCGGAGTCAGCTGGGTGGAATTTCAAATCAAATTGAAGTCTTCAGGCTAAAGAactttcccttgattccttcacacAGAACCTGTATGAGAGCATCAAGAATGAGCCCTTCAAGATCCCCGAAGACGATGGCAACGATCTAACGCACACGTTCTTCAATCCTGACCGAGAAGGTTGGCTTTCCAAACTGGGTACGTGtgaggggacacaaggaactgcagatgctggttcacaacaacaacaacaaaactcaaagtgctggagtaactcatacgttcataagtgattggagaagaattaggccatttggtccacaccgccattcaatcacggctgatctatcaaggtttacaaggttaattcccgggatggcgggactgtcatatgctgagagaatggagcggctgcgcttgtacactctggagcttagaaggatgagaggagatctcattgaaacatataagattgttaagggtttggacacgctagaggcaggaaacattttcccgatgttgggggagtccagaaccaggggccacacacaatttaagaataaggggtcggccatttagaacggagacgaggaaacactttttctcacagagagttgtgagtctgtggaattctctgcctcagagggcagtggaggcaggttctctggatgctttcaagagagagctagatagggctcttaaagatagtggagtcaggggatatggggagaaggcaggaacggggtactgattgtggatgatcggccatgatcacattgaatggcggtgctggctcgaagggccgaatggcctactcctgcacctattgtctattgtctattgaccccgtTCCCTGCTCTCGTTACAGGCGGGCGTGTGAAAACATGGAAACGGCGCTGGTTCATTTTGACCGACAACTGCTTGTATTATTTTGAGCACACAACAGTGAGTCGCTTGTATCATATTATACGAGATATTGAAAGATAAATGTCTGCTTGTTTTGAAatatttccaccccccccccccccccccccccccccccccaaattccacAGCAGTAAGCATTTCGGGCTTCAAGGTGTGTACGTTCACGGTGGCTGTTCCCTCTCCCCCTGGTGTGTAGATGGCAGTGGCATCAATGGGCCTGACAGGGAGACGAGCTTTGAGGGTGAGAGGCGGggcacagttatgcccctgtcccacttgggaaacctgaacggaaacctctggagactttgcgccccacccaaggtttccgtgcggttcccggaggtttttgtcagtctccctacctgcttccactacctgcaacctccggcaaccacctgcaacctccggcaaccgcctgctacctccgggaaccgcacggaaaccttgggtggggcgcaaagtctccagaggtttccgttcaggtttcctaagtgggacaggggcattacgctcatagtgggtagagctgcaacctcacagcgccagagacccaggtacgatctgttgtctgtgtggagtttgcacgttctcccagtgagttttctccaggggctccggtttcctcccacgctccaaacccgtgcgggtttgtaggtcgattggcttctgtaagttgtccccagtgtgtaggatagactgGCGCCCGgcagatcattggtcagcatggactcggtgggccgaagggcctgtttccacgctgtatctctaaatctaaaaatcAAAAACCACCAACTTACCTAATtggttgagaaggaactgcagatgctggaaaatcgaaagtagacaaaaatgctggagaaactcagcgggtgaggcagcatctatggagcgaaggaattaggcgacgttttgggtcgagaatcgacccgaaacgtcacctatttccttcgctccatagatgctgcctcccccgctgagtttctccagcatttttgtctaccttccatctaCCGaattgaattatctttaatcggactttaccttgcactaaacgttattcccttatcatgtatctgtacactgtggacggctcgattgtaatcatgcattgtctttccgctgactggttggcatgcagcaagaaagcgtttcactgtacctcggtacacgtgacaataaactggactaTATGCTACTCTAAAGCAAGCACTATTTCAAAACAAGAGGCATATATAAAAATAAGCTCTTTTGTTTCACAGGACAAGGAACCTAGAGGAATTATTCCATTGGAAAACCTGAGTGTCAAAGCAGCGGAAGACTCACGAAAATTGGTATGTgcttcaactccattctcctgcctttgactCGTGTAGGCATCAAGAACCCATCAAACTCAATAcccaacgacttggcctccacatccgtctgtggcaatgaatgccactgattcaccaccctcggactaaagaaattcctcctcgtctctgttctga
This DNA window, taken from Amblyraja radiata isolate CabotCenter1 chromosome 38, sAmbRad1.1.pri, whole genome shotgun sequence, encodes the following:
- the LOC116966950 gene encoding cytohesin-3-like; amino-acid sequence: MEEESQLTSVEQEEVHVIRIHKEELLEDIQKLKMEIAQVIADLENFNQAGESKIAERNKLMAVGRKKFNMDPKKGIDYLIQNKMLCQNEEDIAKFLYKGEGLHKTPIGDYLGGRETLNLRILQSFVEQHEFSDLNLVQALRQFLWSFRLPGEAQKIDRMMEAFATRYCQCNQEVFQSTDTCYVLSFAIIMLNTSLHNPNVKEKPALERFVAMNRGINNGGDLPQELLKNLYESIKNEPFKIPEDDGNDLTHTFFNPDREGWLSKLGGRVKTWKRRWFILTDNCLYYFEHTTDKEPRGIIPLENLSVKAAEDSRKLNCFDLYSPNSKGHTIKACKTDTDGRVVEGNHHFYRISAPSKEERDTWIKSIRASITKDPFYDMVAARKRKLTSNKLN